The sequence TCGGGCATGGATGACCTTCGTAGCGGATGAGGCCGCGCTGGCAAACGGGGGACGGCGGCTTTTCCGGCGATGTTATCGGTTGCTGGCCGCAACTGGGCAAGCCAGCAGCCGAGTCGGACGTCTGGAAGGCACCGGTTGAGGATGACAGGGTGTGATCTTCTTCGCGGTTAAATCGCCGCGAAAGGGACAATCAACCCTGGAAACGGTACTCCTCAAGGAGTCGGCGCCCGATGATCATTTTCTGGATCTCGGCGGTACCTTCGCCGATCAGCAGCATCGGGGCCTCCCGGTAGAGGCGCTCGATCTCGTACTCCTTGGAGAAGCCGTAACCGCCGTGGATACGGAAGGCGTCCTCGACGACTTCCTTGCAGTACTCGGAGGCGAGGTACTTCGCCATCCCTGCCTCCAGGTCGTTTCGCTCCCCGGAGTCCTTTTTGCGCGCTGCGTTTACCATCATCGCATGGGCGGCCTCGACCTTGGTGGCCATTTCGGCCAGCTTGAACTGGATGGCCTGGTGCTGCGCGATGGGCTTTCCGAAGGTCTGGCGCTGCTGTGCGTAGGAAACGCCCAGTTCGAATGCACGCTGTGCGACGCCGCAGCCACGGGCCGCCACATTTACCCGGCCGACCTCCACTCCGTCCATCATTTGGTAAAACCCTCGGCCGGTGGTGCCGCCGAGCACACGATTGGCCGGAATGCGTAGTCCGTCCATGATCAGCTCGGTGGTGTCGACCCCCTTGTAGCCCATCTTGTCGATCTTCCCGGGGATCGTGAGCCCGGGGCGGACCTCGCCGAAGCCCGGTTCCTTCTCCACCAGGAACGTGGTCATCGACTTGTGCGGGGCGGTGCCCTCGGGGTGTCCTTCGTCACTCCGGCACAACACGGCGACCAGTGAGGACGTGCCGCCGTTCGTCAGCCACATCTTCTGGCCGTTCAGGACGTACTCCTCGCCGTCCCTGACGCCCTTGGAGCTGATCGCCGAGACGTCCGAGCCCAGCGCCGGCTCGGACATCGAGAACGCGCCCCGCACCTCGCCCAGCGCCATCCGGGGCAGGAAGGTGTCCTTCTGCTCCTGGGTGCCGTGCTGCTTGAGCATGTAGGCCACGATGAAGTGCGTGTTGATGATGCCCGACACGCTCATCCAGCCCCGGGCGATCTCCTCCACGCACAGCGCGTACGTGAGCAGCGACTCGCCCAGACCGCCGTACTCCTCGGGAATCATCAGCCCGAACAGGCCGAGTTCCTTGAGCCCTTCCACGATCTCGGTCGGGTACTCGTCGCGGTGCTCCAGCTGGGTCGCGACCGGAATGATCTCCTTGTCGACGAAATCCCGGACCGTGGAGAGGATCTCCCGCTGGACGTCGTTGAGGCCGGCCGTCTGGGCGAGTCGCGTCATGGCTACTTCTCCACGTTCTTCTGCGAAGGCTGGTTCAGCTCCGGGCGGCCGGGCTGCTCCCCGCCCCGCTCCTTGATGTACGTCTCGGTGGGGACCATGACCTTGCGGCGGAACACGCAGACCAGCGTGCCGTCCTGCTTATAGCCCTTGGTCTCCACATAAACGATTCCGCGGTCGCTCCTGGACCTCGACGGGGTCTTGTCCAGGACCGTCGTCTCGCCGTAGAGCGTGTCGCCGTGGAAGGTCGGCGCGACATGCTTCAGCGACTCGATCTCCAGGTTGGCGATGGCCTTTCCGGAGACGTCCGGCACCGACATGCCGAGCAACAGCGAGTAGATGTAGTTGCCGACGACGACGTTCCTGCCGAAATCGGTGGTCTTCTCCGCATAGTTGCTGTCCATGTGCAGCGGGTGATGATTCATGGTCAGCAGGCAGAAGAGGTGGTCGTCGTACTCGGTGACGGTCTTTCCGGGCCAGTGCTTGTAGACCGCACCGACCTCGAATTCCTCGTAAGTGCGTCCGAACTGCATATCAGGCCTCCGGCGCTTCGAACTTGGAGGTGCGCTGCATGCCGGCCGCCCGGCCCTTGCCCGCGACGACCAGGGCCATCTTGCGGCTGGCCTCGTCGATCATCTCGTCACCGAGCATCGCCGAGCCCTTCTTGCCGCCCTCCTCGGAGGTGCACCAGTCGTAGGCGTCCAGGATCAGTTCGGCGTGGTCGTAGTCCTCCTGAGAGGGCGAGAACACCTCGTTCGCCGCGTCGACCTGACCCGGGTGCAGCACCCACTTGCCGTCGAAGCCGAGCGCCGCCGCACGGCCGGCGACCTCGCGGTAGGCGTCCACGTCGCGGATCTGGAGGAAGGGGCCGTCGATCGCCTGGAGGTCGTGCGTACGGGCCGCCATCAGGATGCGCATCAGGATGTAGTGGTAGGCGTCCGCCGGGTAGCCGGGCGGCTGCTGGCCGACGACCAGCGTCTTCATGTTGATCGACGCCATGAAGTCGGCCGGGCCGAAGATCAGCGTCTCCAGACGGGGTGAGGCGGCGCCGATCTCGTCGATGTTGACGAGGCCCTTGGCGTTCTCGATCTGCGCCTCGATGCCGATCCGCCCGACCTCGAAGCCCATCGTCTTCTCGATCTGGGTGAGCAGCAGGTCCAGCGCGACGACCTGCTGGGCGTCCTGGACCTTCGGCAGCATGATGCAGTCGAGGTTCTGCCCGGCGCCCTCGACGACTGTGACGACGTCGCGGTACGTCCAGTGCGTCGTCCAGTCGTTGACCCGCACGACCCGGGTCTTGCCCGTCCAGTCGCCGTTGTTCAGCGCGTCGACGATGGTGTGCCGGGCACCCTCCTTGGCGAGCGGCGCGCAGGCGTCCTCCAGGTCCAGGAAGACCTGGTCGGCCGGGAGGCCCTGGGCCTTCTCCAGGAACCGGGGGTTCGAGCCGGGCACGGCCAGACACGAGCGGCGCGGGCGCAGGCGGGAGGTGCCGTCCCGCAGGGACGTCTCTTGAGGGCGGTGGTGGGAGACGGGCGGGCGGTTCACGGGCGTGGGAGTGGTCATGCGGGGACCTCCAGAGGGTCGAGCTTGTTCGCTTTCCGGATCTCGTCGACGATACGGCCGATGATCTCCGTGATACCGAAGTCCTTCGGGGTGAACACGGCGGCGACACCCGCCCTGATCAGGGCCTCGGCGTCGGCCGGGGGAATGATGCCGCCGGCGATCACCGGGATGTCGCCGGCGCCGGTGCGGCGCAGCCGGGTCAGCACGTCCGGCACCAGCTCGGCGTGCGAGCCGGACAGGATGGACAGGCCGACGCAGTGCACGTCCTCGGCGACGGCGGCCGAGACGATCTGTTCGGGCGTGAGGCGGATGCCCTGGTAGACGACCTCGAAGCCGGAGTCACGGGCGCGCACCGCGATCTGCTCCGCGCCGTTGGAGTGCCCGTCCAGGCCGGGCTTGCCGACCAGCAGGCGCAGCCGGCCCACCCCCAGGTCCGCCGCGGTCCGCGCGGCCTTCTCGCGTACGAGGGCCAGCGGCGAGCCCTCCTCGGCGGTCACCGCGACCGGTGCGGACGACACCCCGGTCGGCGCCCGGAACTCGCCGAAGACGTCCCGCAGCGCCCAGGACCACTCGCCGGTGGTGACCCCGGCGCGGGCGCACTCGACGGTCGCCTCCATCAGGTTCTCGGTGCCCGCCGCGGCCTTCTTCAGCGCGGCCAGCGCCTCGGTGGCGCGGGGCTCGTCGCGGTTGTCGCGCCAGGCGTGCAGCGCGGCGACGACCCTGGCCTCGTTCGCCGGGTCGACCGTCATGATCGCCCCGTCGAGGTCGGCGGTGAGCGGGTTGGGCTCGGTCGTCTCGTAGACGTTGACGCCGACGATCTTCTCGTCGCCGCCCTCGATCCGGGCCCGCCGCTCGGCGTGCGAGGAGACCAGCTCCGACTTGAGGTAGCCGGACTCGACGGCCGCCATGGCGCCGCCCATCCGCTCGATCCGGTCCATCTCGGCGAGCGAGTCGGTGACCAGCTCGTCGACCTTGGCCTCGATGACGTGCGAGCCCGCGAAGATGTCCTCGTACTCCAGCAGGTCGCTCTCATGGGCGAGGACCTGCTGGATGCGCAGCGACCACTGCTGGTCCCAGGGCCGGGGGAGCCCCAGCGCCTCGTTCCAGGCGGGCAGCTGCACGGCGCGGGCGCGGGCGTCCTTGGAGAGGGTCACGGCCAGCATCTCCAGCACGATGCGCTGGACGTTGTTCTCCGGCTGCGCCTCGGTCAGGCCGAGCGAGTTGACCTGGACGCCGTAGCGGAACCGGCGCTGCTTGGCCTCCGTGATGCCGTAGCGCTCCCGGGTGACGCGGTCCCAGATGCGGCCGAAGGCGCGCATCTTGCACATCTCCTCGATGAAGCGGACGCCCGCGTTCACGAAGAACGAGATCCGCGCGACCACGGCCCCGAACTTCTCCTCGGGCACCTGCCCGGACGCGCGCACCGCGTCGAGGACCGCGATGGCCGTCGACATCGCGTACGCGATCTCCTGGACCGGGGTGGCCCCCGCCTCCTGGAGGTGGTAGCTGCAGATGTTGATCGGGTTCCACTTGGGGATGCGGTTGACCGTGTACGTGATCATGTCGGTGGTCAGCCGCAGCGAGGGCCCCGGCGGGAAGACGTGCGTCCCGCGCGAGAGGTACTCCTTGACGATGTCGTTCTGCGTGGTGCCCTGGAGCCTGCCCGGGTCGGCGCCCTGCTCCTCGGCGACGACCTGGTAGAGCGCCAGCAGCCACATCGCGGTGGCGTTGATCGTCATCGAGGTGTTCATCTGATCCAGGGGGATGTCCTGGAAGAGCCGGCGCATGTCGCCGAGGTGGGAGACGGGCACCCCGACCCGGCCGACCTCGCCGCGGGCCAGGATGTGGTCGGGGTCGTACCCGGTCTGGGTCGGCAGGTCGAAGGCGACCGACAGACCCGTCTGGCCCTTGGCGAGGTTGCGCCGGTAGAGCTCGTTGGACGCCTCGGCCGTGGAGTGGCCGGCGTACGTCCGCATGAGCCACGGGCGGTCCTTCTGACGTTCGGTCATCTCTGAACCTCAGACGTTCCGGAAGCGGTTGATGGCGTCCAGGTGGTTCTCGCGCATCTCGTGGTCGCGCACGCCCATGCCCTCGCGCGGCGCCAGTGCCAGGACGCCGACCTTGCCCTGGTGGAGGTTGCGGTGCACGTCGTACGCGGCCTGGCCGGTGTCGTCCAGGGAGTAGACCTTGGAGAGCGTCGGGTGGATCTTCCCCTTGGCGACCAGGCGGTTGGCCTCCCACGCCTCGCGGTAGTTGGCGAAGTGCGAGCCGATGATGCGCTTGAGCGACATCCACAGGTAGCGGTTGTCGTACTCGTGGGTGTAGCCCGAGGTGGAGGCGCAGGTGACGATCGTGCCGCCCTTGCGGGTGACGTAGACGCTCGCGCCGAACGTCTCGCGGCCCGGGTGCTCGAAGACGATGTCCACGTCCTCGCCGCCGGTCAGCTCGCGGATGCGCTTGCCGAACCGCTTCCACTCGCGCGGGTCCTGGTTCTGCTCGTCCTTCCAGAACCTGTAGCCCTCGGCGTTGCGGTCGATGATCGCCTCGGCGCCCATCTTCCGGCAGATCTCCGCCTTCTGGT comes from Streptomyces sp. Mut1 and encodes:
- a CDS encoding HpcH/HpaI aldolase/citrate lyase family protein — protein: MTTPTPVNRPPVSHHRPQETSLRDGTSRLRPRRSCLAVPGSNPRFLEKAQGLPADQVFLDLEDACAPLAKEGARHTIVDALNNGDWTGKTRVVRVNDWTTHWTYRDVVTVVEGAGQNLDCIMLPKVQDAQQVVALDLLLTQIEKTMGFEVGRIGIEAQIENAKGLVNIDEIGAASPRLETLIFGPADFMASINMKTLVVGQQPPGYPADAYHYILMRILMAARTHDLQAIDGPFLQIRDVDAYREVAGRAAALGFDGKWVLHPGQVDAANEVFSPSQEDYDHAELILDAYDWCTSEEGGKKGSAMLGDEMIDEASRKMALVVAGKGRAAGMQRTSKFEAPEA
- a CDS encoding protein meaA, which encodes MTERQKDRPWLMRTYAGHSTAEASNELYRRNLAKGQTGLSVAFDLPTQTGYDPDHILARGEVGRVGVPVSHLGDMRRLFQDIPLDQMNTSMTINATAMWLLALYQVVAEEQGADPGRLQGTTQNDIVKEYLSRGTHVFPPGPSLRLTTDMITYTVNRIPKWNPINICSYHLQEAGATPVQEIAYAMSTAIAVLDAVRASGQVPEEKFGAVVARISFFVNAGVRFIEEMCKMRAFGRIWDRVTRERYGITEAKQRRFRYGVQVNSLGLTEAQPENNVQRIVLEMLAVTLSKDARARAVQLPAWNEALGLPRPWDQQWSLRIQQVLAHESDLLEYEDIFAGSHVIEAKVDELVTDSLAEMDRIERMGGAMAAVESGYLKSELVSSHAERRARIEGGDEKIVGVNVYETTEPNPLTADLDGAIMTVDPANEARVVAALHAWRDNRDEPRATEALAALKKAAAGTENLMEATVECARAGVTTGEWSWALRDVFGEFRAPTGVSSAPVAVTAEEGSPLALVREKAARTAADLGVGRLRLLVGKPGLDGHSNGAEQIAVRARDSGFEVVYQGIRLTPEQIVSAAVAEDVHCVGLSILSGSHAELVPDVLTRLRRTGAGDIPVIAGGIIPPADAEALIRAGVAAVFTPKDFGITEIIGRIVDEIRKANKLDPLEVPA
- a CDS encoding MaoC family dehydratase; this translates as MQFGRTYEEFEVGAVYKHWPGKTVTEYDDHLFCLLTMNHHPLHMDSNYAEKTTDFGRNVVVGNYIYSLLLGMSVPDVSGKAIANLEIESLKHVAPTFHGDTLYGETTVLDKTPSRSRSDRGIVYVETKGYKQDGTLVCVFRRKVMVPTETYIKERGGEQPGRPELNQPSQKNVEK
- a CDS encoding acyl-CoA dehydrogenase family protein produces the protein MTRLAQTAGLNDVQREILSTVRDFVDKEIIPVATQLEHRDEYPTEIVEGLKELGLFGLMIPEEYGGLGESLLTYALCVEEIARGWMSVSGIINTHFIVAYMLKQHGTQEQKDTFLPRMALGEVRGAFSMSEPALGSDVSAISSKGVRDGEEYVLNGQKMWLTNGGTSSLVAVLCRSDEGHPEGTAPHKSMTTFLVEKEPGFGEVRPGLTIPGKIDKMGYKGVDTTELIMDGLRIPANRVLGGTTGRGFYQMMDGVEVGRVNVAARGCGVAQRAFELGVSYAQQRQTFGKPIAQHQAIQFKLAEMATKVEAAHAMMVNAARKKDSGERNDLEAGMAKYLASEYCKEVVEDAFRIHGGYGFSKEYEIERLYREAPMLLIGEGTAEIQKMIIGRRLLEEYRFQG